A single genomic interval of Burkholderia cepacia ATCC 25416 harbors:
- a CDS encoding helix-turn-helix transcriptional regulator, producing MQDYFVRLPQTLLRPYFDSTAWFIAAAFLLLAEQAISERKMALKILRLIGVLDCVGVKKTTLYRWIREGKFPAPVQLGARSVGWRATDVQQWLESRQSTREQA from the coding sequence TTGCAAGATTACTTTGTGCGTCTTCCGCAAACTTTATTGCGCCCGTACTTTGATAGTACGGCGTGGTTTATTGCTGCCGCTTTCCTCCTTCTTGCGGAACAGGCCATTTCTGAACGGAAAATGGCTCTTAAGATTCTTCGACTTATTGGTGTGCTGGATTGCGTCGGCGTCAAGAAAACAACGCTGTATCGCTGGATTCGCGAAGGCAAGTTTCCAGCACCGGTCCAGTTAGGGGCCAGGAGCGTCGGCTGGCGCGCGACCGACGTCCAGCAATGGCTCGAATCCCGTCAGTCCACACGGGAGCAGGCATGA